In Bifidobacterium sp. ESL0745, one DNA window encodes the following:
- a CDS encoding ComEC/Rec2 family competence protein, with protein sequence MKGTGIYQDRGFDGRRGYEQGSRDWRMLPVALCTWVAALASHALFVLLTSQQDNSASTGHNAGETSGSSSSVPVLGMAIGRLMGSLNAETAFSIVVLLLLSAGLIALLAVSRRWLGRNGNFADGSAYRHPVIKFDARQSSEIHRQRQSGNETGIQTPITPVIKLPMSEKKKSKQETLSVKSKISLVLHESRGNRTVWAAVLACSTLAAFIASMGADVMAYRDPAATLVREGESTVEATVKLDSPVTAASSWQADCQANARLRGFINNGIRQASGSRIVLYANKPLCGKLSDGQTVAISGTMQTARYGMRPIWLKMDDDAETRVVERAPPAKRLVDSMQHSFFSVTESLSEQGRVLVPGLTIGLLGQDFMGESTTRREPVNATFATLLEMHFKDSGIMHLMAVSGGHFALIGSLIRSGCARFLLPRQAVTILTVMAYVALASAMYPSDSVMRALLMGVFTSSAMFVGRRPQAISALSWTVIFTLLANPVMSRSYGFALSCASVLGIVLCAGPIAERLSSLLPGFLADGMSVTIAAQLFTLPIQVQMTPTLPLLSVPANLVVAPFVDFSTLTGLAGLVFSSFAPHLAFGCVWLSSCGTSVMQWCADTIGGSQSATMPWAGGVGGALMAVICEAGMILLFKVLSSITKRQDAEGLTDRNDGYLVRLRSKGTIWLKETEQMFEQLWKLD encoded by the coding sequence ATGAAAGGAACTGGTATCTATCAGGACCGAGGCTTTGACGGCAGACGTGGCTACGAGCAGGGCAGCCGTGACTGGCGGATGCTGCCGGTGGCCTTGTGCACATGGGTCGCGGCACTGGCTTCGCATGCACTTTTTGTTTTGTTGACGAGCCAACAGGACAATTCGGCTTCGACGGGACATAATGCCGGTGAAACGAGTGGCTCTTCATCGTCGGTTCCTGTATTGGGCATGGCTATTGGCAGGTTGATGGGTTCGTTGAATGCTGAAACCGCCTTTTCGATAGTTGTATTGCTTTTGCTGTCAGCCGGTCTTATCGCCCTGCTTGCCGTATCCCGCCGATGGCTTGGCCGTAACGGGAATTTTGCCGATGGTTCAGCCTATCGGCATCCTGTTATCAAGTTCGATGCCCGTCAATCGTCGGAAATCCATCGACAGAGGCAATCCGGCAATGAAACAGGCATTCAAACCCCGATAACCCCGGTAATCAAACTCCCAATGAGCGAAAAGAAAAAGTCAAAACAGGAAACACTTTCAGTTAAATCTAAAATTTCGTTGGTGCTGCACGAATCGCGCGGGAACCGAACGGTATGGGCGGCGGTTCTCGCATGTTCGACACTCGCCGCGTTCATCGCTTCGATGGGCGCCGATGTCATGGCGTATCGGGATCCGGCCGCAACACTTGTCAGGGAGGGCGAGAGTACGGTTGAAGCGACAGTAAAGCTTGACTCGCCGGTAACCGCGGCCAGCTCGTGGCAGGCGGATTGTCAGGCGAATGCCCGGCTGAGAGGTTTCATAAACAATGGCATCCGGCAAGCCAGCGGGTCGCGTATCGTCTTGTATGCCAACAAGCCGTTGTGCGGGAAGCTTTCCGACGGGCAGACCGTGGCGATTTCCGGTACGATGCAAACCGCCCGATACGGCATGAGACCAATTTGGCTGAAGATGGACGACGATGCCGAAACGCGTGTGGTCGAACGAGCTCCGCCCGCAAAGAGGCTGGTCGATTCCATGCAACATTCGTTTTTCTCGGTGACCGAAAGTCTTTCCGAGCAGGGACGGGTGTTGGTTCCGGGCTTGACGATTGGTCTTCTGGGGCAGGATTTCATGGGCGAGAGCACAACCAGGCGTGAACCGGTCAATGCGACGTTCGCCACGCTGCTTGAGATGCATTTCAAGGATTCCGGCATCATGCACCTGATGGCCGTTTCCGGCGGGCATTTCGCGCTCATTGGCAGTCTGATACGCTCTGGCTGCGCACGGTTCCTGCTGCCACGTCAGGCGGTGACGATACTGACGGTGATGGCGTACGTTGCGCTCGCGAGCGCCATGTATCCCTCCGACTCGGTGATGCGAGCTTTGCTCATGGGCGTCTTTACCTCTTCGGCCATGTTCGTCGGCAGGAGGCCACAGGCGATCAGTGCGTTGAGCTGGACGGTCATCTTCACCCTGCTGGCTAATCCCGTGATGTCGAGAAGTTACGGATTCGCGCTCTCCTGTGCTTCGGTGCTTGGCATCGTGCTGTGTGCCGGTCCGATAGCGGAACGTCTTTCGAGCCTATTGCCGGGATTTCTTGCCGACGGCATGTCGGTGACCATCGCCGCCCAGCTCTTCACCCTGCCCATACAGGTACAGATGACCCCGACGTTGCCGTTGCTTTCGGTACCGGCGAATCTTGTGGTGGCCCCGTTCGTGGATTTCTCAACGTTGACCGGACTGGCGGGATTGGTGTTTTCGTCATTCGCCCCGCATCTGGCATTCGGATGTGTGTGGCTGTCCAGCTGCGGAACATCGGTGATGCAGTGGTGCGCGGACACCATCGGCGGCTCCCAGTCGGCGACCATGCCGTGGGCTGGCGGGGTCGGTGGGGCGCTGATGGCAGTGATATGCGAGGCAGGCATGATACTGCTTTTCAAGGTATTGTCTTCAATAACGAAACGGCAGGATGCGGAAGGTCTGACAGACCGCAATGACGGCTATCTCGTGCGTCTGCGAAGCAAAGGAACGATATGGCTCAAGGAAACCGAACAAATGTTCGAACAGCTCTGGAAGTTGGATTAA
- the rimI gene encoding ribosomal protein S18-alanine N-acetyltransferase — MIVEFSELDLPWALNAASALEQELFGSQAWDRETVRQEVTQASRIYLADVVDSGNQTQLDSKSKQEPVRLESANMVMRGYAGMWHADSEAEIMAVGVAKRFQGNGIAKNLLNRLIRYACLYHVRRVMLEVRVDNKAAQRLYRGMGFRNIGLLRHYYQPENVDAIEMALDLQAHIIGFESSERNMERVQ; from the coding sequence ATGATCGTAGAATTCAGCGAGCTCGACCTCCCATGGGCTTTGAATGCAGCTTCCGCGTTGGAGCAAGAGCTTTTCGGCTCACAGGCCTGGGACAGGGAAACTGTGCGCCAGGAAGTGACGCAAGCATCCAGGATCTATCTTGCCGATGTCGTGGATTCAGGAAATCAGACGCAACTTGATTCCAAATCAAAACAGGAACCAGTACGTCTGGAATCGGCGAACATGGTGATGCGCGGATATGCGGGCATGTGGCACGCGGACAGTGAGGCCGAAATCATGGCCGTCGGTGTGGCCAAGCGCTTCCAAGGAAACGGCATTGCGAAAAATCTGCTCAACAGACTGATTCGATACGCTTGCCTGTATCATGTCCGTCGCGTCATGCTGGAAGTGCGCGTTGACAACAAAGCGGCACAACGGCTCTATCGCGGTATGGGATTCAGAAATATCGGCTTATTAAGGCATTACTATCAACCGGAAAACGTCGATGCCATTGAGATGGCGTTGGATCTTCAAGCGCATATCATAGGTTTTGAAAGCAGCGAGCGGAATATGGAGCGAGTGCAATGA
- the tsaB gene encoding tRNA (adenosine(37)-N6)-threonylcarbamoyltransferase complex dimerization subunit type 1 TsaB, whose protein sequence is MTNTLVIDTSFGSTVGVLGQEAIVETDSHTHVEKLQVNIARAVDAAGLNPMDLDRIVVGVGPAPFTGLRVGIVAAKAIAYATGAQLLGQDILEPQTWMMKLKRQGDSRLKNCDFLNGDGQSTNTEVAHHLTLAVNDARRRELYFALYADTQRCLNGRNIGHEPEEETLEPFVSTVVGMDIDYPQHIVERINQAVNKLDGNSASTNGTFRIDVVGHGALKYVDAWLGFGHMLGNVIDHSVLDTGAAGLEIFSECAMLSNGINSNDPRKAGIGSKINNEGVIKPVEPLYLRRPDVSVPNPLKHVLNHAGATKA, encoded by the coding sequence ATGACGAACACGTTGGTCATCGACACCTCATTCGGTTCGACGGTCGGAGTCTTGGGGCAAGAGGCGATTGTAGAAACCGACTCGCATACCCATGTCGAAAAGCTGCAGGTCAACATCGCCAGAGCCGTTGATGCGGCGGGGCTCAACCCCATGGATCTTGACCGCATTGTCGTCGGTGTTGGTCCTGCCCCGTTCACCGGGCTTCGTGTAGGCATCGTGGCCGCAAAAGCCATCGCATACGCCACCGGCGCGCAACTGCTTGGCCAAGATATTCTTGAGCCTCAGACGTGGATGATGAAACTCAAGCGTCAGGGTGATTCCAGACTTAAGAATTGTGATTTTCTCAATGGTGATGGGCAATCAACCAATACTGAAGTAGCTCATCATCTGACGCTGGCTGTCAATGATGCACGCCGTCGTGAGCTTTACTTTGCTTTGTATGCTGACACACAAAGATGCCTAAATGGTAGAAATATCGGTCATGAGCCCGAAGAAGAAACCCTTGAGCCTTTTGTTTCCACGGTGGTTGGTATGGATATCGACTATCCGCAACATATTGTCGAACGTATCAATCAGGCCGTAAACAAGCTGGATGGAAACAGCGCTTCGACAAATGGCACATTCCGAATCGACGTCGTAGGACATGGAGCCTTAAAATATGTCGATGCATGGCTCGGCTTCGGCCATATGCTGGGCAATGTCATAGACCATTCCGTGTTGGATACCGGTGCTGCAGGCCTTGAGATTTTCTCCGAATGTGCCATGTTGAGCAACGGTATCAATTCCAATGATCCGCGGAAAGCTGGTATTGGTTCCAAAATCAATAACGAGGGTGTCATAAAGCCAGTCGAACCACTGTACCTGCGCCGTCCGGACGTTTCTGTGCCCAATCCCTTGAAGCATGTTCTCAATCATGCCGGAGCCACGAAGGCCTGA
- a CDS encoding Rv3235 family protein, producing MTTQTQVQPLHMSMMDHSGLAACDGSIRIELSNRPVPYHISRCYPGTMSEADCRQFALSSCRLACMSLDVVRGRTPPQSLQQALSGPCIQRLETMSYLLENHLRTHQDLKAKLCYLPAVPTLVHATLVSPDTTETVVSLGVGKTTYWVTLVFRRTGSRWVCTTADLG from the coding sequence ATGACTACTCAAACGCAAGTGCAGCCCTTGCATATGAGCATGATGGACCATTCCGGACTGGCGGCCTGTGACGGATCCATTCGAATCGAATTATCGAACCGTCCGGTTCCCTACCATATTTCACGATGCTATCCGGGAACGATGAGCGAGGCGGACTGCCGGCAGTTCGCATTGTCCTCCTGCAGGCTTGCGTGCATGAGTCTCGACGTGGTGCGGGGTCGCACGCCGCCCCAGAGCCTTCAACAAGCGCTTAGCGGACCGTGCATTCAACGGCTGGAAACGATGTCGTATCTGCTGGAGAACCATCTTCGCACCCATCAGGACCTCAAGGCCAAGCTGTGTTACCTTCCGGCCGTCCCGACCTTGGTGCATGCGACGTTGGTCAGCCCCGATACCACCGAGACAGTGGTAAGCCTCGGCGTCGGCAAGACGACATATTGGGTCACCTTGGTGTTCAGACGTACTGGATCCCGATGGGTCTGCACTACTGCGGACCTTGGATGA
- a CDS encoding DNA-3-methyladenine glycosylase I, translating into MSLDATSKENTLNDRNSGATLYLDGLQRCWPDSYLGLNHDILVYHDTEWGTPCYDSQALFERLALEALQAGLSWSTIINKRKAIDEAFHDFDIERVAQMDSEIPQLMQNKAIIRNRRKIEAIIYNAQVVLDLNMPFADYIWSFAPDGPRINRPKSHAEVPAVTDESIAMSKAMKKTGFRFVGPTTMYAYMQSMGIVNDHAIGCFRCPEEA; encoded by the coding sequence ATGAGTCTTGACGCAACATCAAAGGAAAACACCCTCAATGATAGAAACAGCGGAGCCACGCTTTACCTTGACGGTTTGCAACGCTGCTGGCCGGACTCCTATCTGGGCCTGAACCACGATATCCTCGTTTACCACGATACGGAGTGGGGCACGCCCTGCTATGACTCACAGGCCCTGTTCGAAAGGCTTGCCCTTGAAGCCTTGCAGGCAGGGCTTTCCTGGAGCACCATCATCAACAAACGAAAGGCCATCGACGAGGCGTTCCATGATTTCGATATCGAACGCGTCGCGCAAATGGATTCCGAGATTCCTCAACTGATGCAGAACAAAGCCATTATCCGTAACCGACGAAAAATCGAAGCCATCATCTACAACGCCCAAGTTGTGCTTGATCTGAACATGCCGTTCGCGGATTATATTTGGAGTTTCGCACCTGACGGACCTCGGATAAACAGGCCGAAAAGCCATGCCGAGGTGCCTGCAGTGACCGACGAGTCAATCGCCATGAGCAAGGCCATGAAAAAGACCGGGTTCAGGTTCGTCGGCCCCACTACCATGTACGCCTACATGCAGTCGATGGGCATCGTCAATGACCATGCCATCGGCTGTTTCAGATGCCCTGAAGAGGCTTGA
- a CDS encoding GuaB3 family IMP dehydrogenase-related protein → MTQEIEIGLGKKGRLAYSLDDIAIVPSRRTRDPKDVSTAWQIDAYQFDVPVLSAPMDSVTSPATAIAMGKLGALGVLDLEGLWTRYDDPQPLLDEISQLDEADATARLQQIYAEPIKPELITRRLHEIRDAGVTVAGALSPQRTQEFYSTVIDAGVDLFVIRGTAVSAEHVSQSHEPLNLKKFIYDLDVPVIVGGAASYTAALHLMRTGAAGVLVGFGGGAVSATRATIGVHAPLATAIADVAEARRDYMDESGGRYVQIIADGGMGTSGSFVKALALGADAVMLGAPLARAEEAPGKGTHWGAEARHPSLPRGKRSKVGTVAPLQQILFGPSHSADGTVNFIGALRRAMASTGYVDLKNFQHCDVAVTLAHLG, encoded by the coding sequence ATGACTCAGGAAATTGAAATCGGTTTGGGCAAAAAAGGCCGTTTGGCCTATTCGTTGGACGATATCGCCATCGTTCCCTCGCGCAGGACACGCGATCCGAAGGACGTATCGACGGCATGGCAGATTGACGCCTATCAGTTCGACGTCCCGGTGCTTTCGGCTCCTATGGATTCGGTGACCAGCCCCGCAACGGCGATTGCGATGGGCAAGCTGGGTGCTCTTGGCGTACTGGATCTTGAGGGATTGTGGACCCGTTATGACGATCCTCAGCCGCTTCTTGACGAAATCAGCCAGCTTGATGAGGCTGATGCCACTGCACGTCTTCAACAGATTTATGCCGAACCGATCAAGCCGGAGCTGATCACCCGCCGTCTTCATGAGATTCGTGATGCCGGTGTCACGGTTGCCGGCGCGCTTTCGCCCCAGCGCACCCAGGAATTCTATTCGACGGTCATCGACGCCGGGGTCGATCTGTTCGTCATTCGTGGTACGGCGGTTTCGGCGGAACATGTTTCGCAAAGCCATGAGCCGCTGAACCTGAAGAAATTCATCTACGATCTTGATGTGCCGGTCATTGTCGGGGGAGCGGCCAGCTACACCGCCGCGCTTCACTTGATGCGTACCGGTGCCGCCGGCGTGTTGGTCGGTTTCGGTGGAGGGGCCGTTTCCGCGACCCGTGCCACCATCGGCGTCCATGCCCCTCTGGCCACGGCAATTGCCGATGTGGCCGAGGCAAGGCGTGATTACATGGATGAGTCTGGCGGACGGTATGTGCAGATTATCGCCGACGGCGGGATGGGTACTTCCGGTTCGTTCGTGAAGGCCTTGGCGTTGGGCGCTGATGCCGTCATGCTCGGTGCCCCATTGGCCCGAGCCGAGGAGGCTCCAGGCAAGGGCACACATTGGGGCGCCGAAGCCCGCCATCCGTCTCTGCCTCGCGGCAAGCGTTCCAAGGTCGGTACGGTGGCCCCGCTGCAGCAGATTCTCTTCGGGCCCAGCCACAGTGCCGACGGCACGGTCAATTTCATCGGTGCATTGCGTCGCGCCATGGCTTCAACGGGTTATGTCGACCTCAAGAACTTCCAGCATTGCGACGTCGCTGTGACCCTCGCACATCTGGGTTAA
- a CDS encoding NADP-dependent isocitrate dehydrogenase: protein MEKIKVKGTVAELDGDEMTRVIWKDIKNRLILPYLDINLDYYDLGIENRDATDDQVTIDAANAIKKHHVGVKCATITPDEARVKEFNLKKMWKSPNGTIRNILGGTIFREPIVISNIPRLVPGWEKPIVVARHAFGDQYKATDFKVGKPGRLTVTFTPADGSEPVEHVVYDYPGDGVAQVQYNLDDSIRGFARACFNYGLMRHYPVYLSTKNTILKAYDGEFKDIFAEVFETEYKDRFEKEGLTYEHRLIDDMVASTMKWHGGYIWACKNYDGDVQSDSVAQGFGSLGLMTSVLMTPDGQTVEAEAAHGTVTRHYRRWLKGEKTSTNPIASIYAWTGGLKQRAKLDETSEVANFAETLEHVIIKTVESGRMTKDLAMLIGPNQAWLDTEGFMDALDEGLQRELAQRQ from the coding sequence ATGGAAAAAATCAAAGTCAAGGGAACGGTTGCGGAACTCGATGGCGACGAAATGACCAGAGTGATTTGGAAGGATATCAAGAATCGTCTTATCCTGCCATATCTGGATATCAATCTTGACTATTACGACCTCGGTATCGAAAACCGCGACGCCACCGACGACCAGGTGACCATCGACGCGGCAAACGCCATCAAAAAGCACCATGTCGGCGTCAAATGCGCCACCATCACCCCCGATGAGGCGCGTGTCAAGGAATTCAATCTCAAAAAAATGTGGAAATCACCGAACGGCACCATCCGCAACATTCTTGGCGGCACCATTTTCCGCGAACCCATCGTCATCTCCAACATCCCGCGTTTGGTCCCAGGTTGGGAAAAACCGATCGTCGTGGCGAGGCACGCCTTCGGCGACCAGTACAAGGCGACCGATTTCAAAGTCGGCAAGCCCGGACGCCTGACTGTCACCTTCACGCCTGCCGACGGCAGCGAGCCCGTCGAACACGTGGTTTACGACTATCCCGGCGACGGCGTGGCTCAGGTGCAATACAACCTTGACGATTCCATCCGCGGGTTCGCACGTGCCTGCTTCAACTATGGGCTCATGCGGCATTATCCGGTGTATCTTTCCACCAAGAACACGATCCTCAAAGCCTACGACGGTGAATTCAAGGATATCTTTGCCGAAGTCTTCGAAACCGAATACAAGGACCGTTTTGAAAAGGAAGGGCTCACATACGAGCACCGCCTCATCGACGATATGGTGGCCAGCACAATGAAATGGCATGGCGGCTACATCTGGGCGTGCAAGAACTACGACGGCGATGTGCAGTCCGATTCGGTGGCGCAAGGTTTCGGGTCGCTGGGACTGATGACCTCAGTGTTGATGACGCCTGACGGACAGACCGTCGAGGCGGAAGCCGCGCACGGCACCGTGACCCGTCACTACCGCCGCTGGCTAAAAGGCGAGAAAACCTCGACCAATCCCATCGCCTCGATTTATGCCTGGACCGGCGGATTGAAGCAACGCGCCAAGCTTGACGAGACGTCCGAAGTCGCGAATTTCGCCGAAACGCTTGAACATGTGATCATCAAGACCGTGGAAAGCGGAAGGATGACCAAAGACCTTGCCATGCTCATCGGACCGAATCAGGCCTGGCTTGACACGGAAGGGTTCATGGACGCGCTGGACGAGGGGCTTCAAAGGGAACTCGCACAGCGACAGTGA
- the tsaD gene encoding tRNA (adenosine(37)-N6)-threonylcarbamoyltransferase complex transferase subunit TsaD encodes MSEPTVLGIESTCDETAAAVVRGRTLVSNVVASSMEEHARYGGVIPEIASRAHAEAFVPVVSKALADANMELSDVDAIAVSAGPGLAGCLAVGVSGAKALAWAANKPIYGINHVIGHIAVTQLQFGPFPKDTLALIVSGGHTSLLHVEDVARHVDVVGTTLDDAAGECFDKVARLLGFPYPGGPHIDKHGQLGNPHAIKVPQGLTKGKAGKDHPYDFSFSGVKTAVARWVEAQQAAGRPIPVDDVCASLADSVATVLANKAMHGCEEYDSKTLIVGGGFSANSQLRAKLLEVGKEHGIEVRIPQIKLCTDNGAMVAMLGVNLVKAGVRPSVPDFPIDSAMPMNVISV; translated from the coding sequence ATGAGCGAACCGACAGTACTGGGCATCGAATCGACCTGCGATGAGACGGCCGCCGCCGTCGTACGCGGGCGAACGCTCGTCTCCAACGTCGTGGCCTCTTCCATGGAGGAACACGCACGTTATGGCGGCGTTATCCCCGAAATCGCCTCCCGCGCCCATGCCGAGGCTTTTGTGCCTGTAGTCAGTAAGGCGCTGGCCGACGCGAATATGGAACTCTCCGATGTGGATGCCATAGCGGTTTCGGCGGGCCCTGGACTGGCTGGCTGCCTGGCCGTAGGCGTTTCCGGGGCAAAGGCGTTGGCTTGGGCCGCAAACAAGCCGATTTACGGCATCAACCATGTTATCGGGCATATCGCCGTCACCCAGCTGCAGTTTGGTCCATTCCCTAAAGACACACTGGCACTCATCGTTTCCGGTGGCCACACCTCGCTGTTGCATGTCGAGGATGTCGCCCGTCACGTTGACGTGGTAGGCACCACACTTGACGACGCTGCGGGGGAGTGCTTTGACAAGGTCGCCCGTTTGCTGGGATTCCCTTATCCGGGCGGTCCGCATATCGACAAGCATGGCCAGCTTGGCAATCCTCATGCCATCAAGGTTCCCCAGGGCCTTACCAAGGGCAAGGCCGGCAAGGATCATCCCTACGATTTCAGTTTCTCCGGCGTCAAGACCGCCGTCGCGCGTTGGGTTGAGGCCCAGCAGGCGGCAGGTAGGCCGATTCCCGTCGACGACGTCTGCGCCTCGCTTGCCGATTCCGTGGCCACGGTGCTTGCGAACAAGGCCATGCACGGCTGCGAGGAATATGATTCCAAGACCCTAATTGTCGGTGGCGGTTTTTCCGCCAATTCACAGTTGCGCGCCAAGCTGCTTGAAGTCGGCAAAGAACATGGCATCGAGGTTCGTATTCCACAGATCAAGTTGTGCACAGACAACGGTGCGATGGTGGCGATGCTGGGTGTCAATCTGGTCAAGGCCGGAGTTCGTCCGTCCGTACCGGATTTCCCCATTGACTCAGCCATGCCGATGAACGTCATCAGCGTATGA
- the holA gene encoding DNA polymerase III subunit delta, which yields MAAKQSKQRTRFILVLDGDEYLNERQVRDCRDQAMKNDPQAEVIELDAGEASQYDFDEAVSPSLLSPSSIVIIRHIQNADNALADTMVSYCASMAKDSATPTGTVIAQHDGGQKGKKVIDRLSKAGAEKKDIPDLKRADAKLNFVIQCFERRNRRVDPAAAQQLAAVLGEKTGELAAMCEQLCFDFDDDPIGLNLVNQYLTGNAEVTGFAVADAALAGNAAKAIIDMRAAVAQGTDPIALVGALAMKLRTLAKASAVRSGSISQAEAKINPWVLRNATRQLSGWTSDGLSKCIQMLAWADEQNKTNGGDPMYALERSIELISHKGRMTV from the coding sequence ATGGCTGCGAAACAAAGCAAACAGCGAACGCGATTCATACTGGTCCTCGATGGTGATGAATACCTGAATGAACGACAGGTCCGTGACTGCCGTGACCAAGCCATGAAGAACGACCCACAAGCGGAGGTCATTGAACTCGATGCAGGCGAAGCAAGCCAGTATGACTTCGATGAGGCCGTGAGCCCGTCCCTGCTGAGTCCCAGCTCCATCGTCATCATCCGGCACATCCAAAACGCCGACAATGCCTTGGCCGACACCATGGTCAGCTATTGCGCTTCCATGGCCAAAGATTCTGCAACACCAACAGGCACGGTCATTGCCCAGCACGACGGCGGGCAGAAAGGCAAAAAGGTTATCGACCGGCTTAGCAAAGCCGGAGCCGAAAAGAAGGACATTCCCGATCTCAAGCGCGCCGACGCCAAGCTGAACTTCGTCATCCAGTGCTTCGAACGCAGGAATCGGCGTGTCGATCCGGCAGCCGCCCAACAGCTGGCCGCCGTATTGGGGGAGAAGACCGGGGAACTCGCAGCCATGTGCGAGCAGCTCTGTTTCGACTTCGACGACGACCCAATCGGTCTTAATCTGGTGAACCAATATCTGACCGGCAACGCCGAGGTCACCGGATTCGCAGTGGCGGATGCGGCGCTCGCCGGCAATGCTGCCAAGGCCATTATCGACATGCGTGCCGCCGTCGCTCAAGGCACTGATCCGATCGCACTGGTAGGCGCTTTGGCTATGAAGCTGCGCACGTTGGCAAAGGCCTCGGCTGTGCGTTCCGGCAGCATATCGCAGGCCGAGGCGAAAATCAATCCGTGGGTGCTGCGCAATGCCACGCGTCAATTGAGCGGTTGGACGTCCGACGGACTGTCGAAATGCATTCAGATGCTTGCCTGGGCCGATGAGCAGAACAAGACCAATGGGGGAGACCCGATGTATGCGCTGGAACGTTCCATCGAACTGATCAGCCACAAAGGACGCATGACAGTATGA
- the tsaE gene encoding tRNA (adenosine(37)-N6)-threonylcarbamoyltransferase complex ATPase subunit type 1 TsaE: MSNKSSFRIEVPTGPDMQALGAKVAACVHGGDVLLLSGPLGAGKTTFAQGFGAGLKIGEPIVSPTFTIARELDGKFADGAPAHLIHVDAYRLGGNDFAPGQDTVDRLLDELESLGLDEELEDPGEHTVILMEWGEQMASAFAQERLEVHIDRPMDEEMIAAEVDNPAAELTGDGMRTVAFVPVGARWESFGKDFEALCRHENR, translated from the coding sequence ATGAGCAATAAATCATCGTTTAGGATTGAAGTGCCGACCGGCCCTGATATGCAGGCGCTTGGCGCCAAGGTCGCCGCTTGTGTGCATGGTGGCGATGTGCTTTTGCTTTCCGGACCGTTGGGTGCCGGCAAGACCACGTTTGCGCAAGGTTTCGGGGCGGGTCTCAAGATCGGAGAACCCATTGTTTCTCCGACGTTCACCATTGCAAGAGAACTTGACGGCAAATTCGCCGATGGGGCGCCCGCCCATCTGATTCATGTTGACGCTTATCGGCTCGGTGGCAACGATTTTGCCCCTGGGCAAGATACAGTAGATAGGTTGCTTGATGAGCTGGAATCGCTGGGGCTGGACGAGGAGCTTGAAGACCCGGGCGAACACACCGTTATCCTCATGGAGTGGGGCGAGCAGATGGCCTCGGCTTTCGCTCAAGAGCGTCTTGAAGTGCACATCGACCGTCCGATGGATGAGGAAATGATTGCCGCCGAAGTCGATAATCCTGCTGCCGAACTTACCGGTGACGGCATGCGCACGGTCGCTTTCGTACCGGTCGGTGCGCGTTGGGAGAGTTTCGGTAAGGATTTCGAGGCATTGTGTAGGCATGAAAACCGCTGA
- a CDS encoding M23 family metallopeptidase: protein MAVFAVLLIGFVTSSHRAFAAVDGDVGEPFDIYTTPGAPNQSSMLFEQRTLGFIERVGSLDPLISDSKGCKADMRWPVLPHVLVRRFKAPVQVWAPGHRGVDIAAVEGTPLLAPADGVISFVGIVAGKSVVSIRHKSLTLTLEPAQTLLPTGTPVVKGLPIGTVTGVSDHCTGICVHWGVRKSRKEYRDPEKLVSKRKIVLKPVGTGTG, encoded by the coding sequence ATGGCGGTGTTCGCGGTTTTGCTCATTGGTTTCGTGACAAGCAGTCATCGGGCGTTTGCCGCGGTTGATGGCGATGTCGGTGAACCGTTCGACATATACACGACGCCAGGTGCTCCCAATCAATCATCGATGCTGTTCGAACAACGAACATTGGGATTCATCGAGCGTGTCGGTTCGTTGGATCCTCTCATCTCGGATAGCAAAGGTTGCAAAGCCGACATGCGCTGGCCGGTGCTGCCGCATGTACTCGTCCGCCGCTTCAAGGCGCCTGTTCAGGTCTGGGCGCCGGGTCATCGCGGGGTTGACATTGCAGCCGTCGAAGGCACGCCATTGCTGGCCCCGGCGGATGGTGTCATCAGTTTTGTCGGAATCGTCGCAGGAAAGTCCGTTGTCAGCATCCGCCACAAGAGCCTTACGCTGACCTTGGAACCGGCGCAGACGTTGCTGCCGACCGGGACGCCAGTGGTAAAAGGATTGCCGATCGGTACGGTCACCGGCGTTTCTGATCATTGCACCGGCATCTGTGTGCATTGGGGTGTGCGAAAAAGCAGAAAGGAGTATCGCGATCCAGAAAAATTGGTGTCGAAAAGGAAAATCGTCCTCAAACCGGTCGGCACTGGAACCGGATAA